A single Equus quagga isolate Etosha38 chromosome 8, UCLA_HA_Equagga_1.0, whole genome shotgun sequence DNA region contains:
- the LOC124243344 gene encoding translation initiation factor IF-2-like encodes MDNEETEASKFPVEEGDSQELPRPRPRSETPEPALRTRPPCSSRGRAAAPPRLSSDGLCLPPPPPPACPSAGPSARPTRGEQGARRQSDDVRETHGPARSAGRSPAGAPRVAGGIARPGEESPQQTGTKGAGREVGRGDRGEETRPGQAPAEAAGGAPARFAAPHRARSPATAPPGAPGRSRRLPGRPARPAAAPSFRAATGCPQPGVPRHGPPPLPPAGPRRAPFPGLYQTSPAAGRWDGGSGSASRAGSAE; translated from the exons GAACTTCCCCGGCCTCGGCCGCGCTCAGAAACGCCCGAGCCGGCTCTTCGCACGCGCCCGCCGTGCTCCTCCCGGGGCCGCGCCGCCGCGCCGCCGCGCCTGTCCTCAGacggcctctgcctccctccgcCTCCCCCGCCCGCGTGCCCTTCAGCTGGTCCCTCAGCCCGGCCGACGCGAGGGGAGCAGGGCGCGCGCCGGCAGTCGGACGACGTGCGCGAGACGCACGGCCCCGCGCGGAGCGCCGGAAGGAGCCCGGCCGGGGCCCCGCGCGTC GCTGGTGGGATCGCCCGGCCGGGCGAAGAGTCGCCACAACAAACGGGAACAAAGGGGGCCGGCCGAGAAGTTGGCAGGGGAGACCGGGGCGAGGAGACGCGGCCGGGGCAGGCGCCGGCGGAGGCGGCAGGCGGAGCGCCGGCCCGGTTCGCCGCCCCTCATCGCGCCCGCAGCCCGGCCACCGCCCCGCCCGGAGCTCCCGGCCGGAGTCGCCGGCTGCCCGGCCGCCCAGCCCGGCCGGCCGCCGCGCCTTCCTTCCGGGCGGCCACCGGCTGTCCCCAGCCCGGGGTCCCCAGACATGGCCCTCCTCCGCTTCCCCCCGCGGGTCCCCGTCGCGCCCCCTTCCCGGGTCTTTATCAAACTTCCCCGGCCGCGGGGCGCTGGGACGGGGGCAGCGGCAGCGCCAGCCGGGCGGGCTCTGCGGAGTAA